One window from the genome of Thermus islandicus DSM 21543 encodes:
- a CDS encoding M24 family metallopeptidase, which translates to MDLRRTQETLREERLDGWLLFSFGRSNPVALEVLGLASLHLTRRFAYVIPQEGEPTLLCHAIEASLFPPLWGKRRTYHTWRGFVEGLEEALSGIRRLALEYVPGGAIPYLSRVDGGTVDLLRGMGLELLSSWPLLLPFQTWDEKRLESHRRAAQGLVRARDAALAFLQENPRATEREVQRRMAEVLAGQGLVFDHPPMVAFGRHSANPHHEPTEKPLEEGEVVLLDLWAKEPGGVYADLTWMAGRAVPEAAHRAFQAVARARDGAIAFVARAYREGRRPKGFEVDRLARRVLEEEGYGAYVRHRTGHNLGEEVHGTGPHLDDLETHDLRPLVPGLAFTVEPGVYLEAFGVRTEVDLYLHPAGPEVTTPLQEAITPL; encoded by the coding sequence ATGGACCTCCGGCGCACCCAGGAGACCCTGCGGGAGGAAAGGCTAGACGGATGGCTTCTCTTCTCCTTCGGGCGGAGCAACCCCGTGGCCCTCGAGGTCCTGGGCCTCGCCTCCCTCCACCTCACCCGCCGCTTCGCCTACGTGATCCCCCAGGAGGGAGAGCCCACCCTCCTCTGCCACGCCATAGAGGCGAGCCTCTTCCCTCCCCTTTGGGGAAAGCGGCGGACCTACCACACCTGGCGGGGCTTCGTGGAAGGGCTGGAGGAGGCCCTTTCGGGGATCAGGCGCCTCGCCCTGGAGTACGTCCCCGGGGGGGCCATCCCCTACCTCTCCCGGGTGGACGGGGGCACGGTGGACCTCCTCCGGGGAATGGGCCTGGAGCTCCTCTCCTCCTGGCCCCTCCTCCTCCCCTTTCAGACCTGGGACGAGAAGAGGCTGGAAAGCCACCGGCGGGCTGCCCAGGGCCTCGTCCGGGCGCGGGACGCCGCCCTCGCCTTCCTCCAGGAAAACCCCCGGGCCACGGAGCGGGAGGTCCAGAGACGCATGGCGGAGGTCCTCGCGGGGCAAGGCCTCGTCTTTGACCACCCTCCCATGGTGGCCTTCGGGCGACACAGCGCCAACCCCCACCACGAGCCCACGGAGAAGCCCCTGGAGGAGGGGGAGGTGGTCCTTCTGGACCTCTGGGCCAAGGAGCCGGGCGGCGTCTACGCCGACCTCACCTGGATGGCAGGGCGCGCCGTCCCGGAGGCCGCCCACCGGGCCTTCCAGGCGGTGGCTCGGGCCCGGGATGGGGCCATCGCCTTCGTGGCGAGGGCCTACCGAGAAGGGCGCCGCCCCAAGGGCTTTGAGGTGGACCGCTTGGCCCGAAGGGTCCTGGAGGAGGAAGGGTATGGGGCCTATGTCCGCCACCGCACCGGGCACAACCTGGGGGAGGAGGTCCACGGAACAGGCCCCCACCTGGACGACCTGGAGACCCACGACCTGCGGCCCCTGGTTCCGGGCCTCGCCTTCACCGTGGAGCCAGGGGTCTACCTCGAGGCCTTCGGGGTGCGGACCGAGGTGGACCTCTACCTCCACCCCGCAGGCCCCGAGGTCACCACCCCGTTGCAGGAGGCCATCACCCCCCTCTAG
- a CDS encoding alpha/beta hydrolase codes for MREERLLLAGLPALARIPQNPRALLLALHGLQGSKEGILALLPGYAERGFLLLAFDAPRHGERGGPPPSGKDPDYVEAFYRVALAYAEEAVQVAEAAAKRYGPLPLGLAGGSMGAFVLHLLLSRGFRAQAALAFLGSGFPMKPPVGQRVEDPRVQALYEAPPATKGGAYGGVPLLHLHGTKDLIVPLERMEKTVEALRPHYPEGRLARYVEEGTGHTLTPLMARVGLAFLEAWL; via the coding sequence ATGAGGGAAGAGCGGCTCCTCCTCGCAGGCCTCCCCGCCCTGGCCCGGATCCCCCAAAACCCCAGGGCCCTCCTCCTTGCCCTCCACGGCCTTCAGGGATCCAAGGAGGGGATCCTCGCCCTCCTCCCGGGCTACGCCGAAAGGGGATTCCTCCTCCTGGCCTTTGACGCCCCCAGGCACGGGGAAAGGGGCGGCCCGCCCCCTTCGGGCAAGGACCCGGACTACGTGGAGGCCTTCTACCGCGTGGCCCTGGCCTACGCCGAGGAGGCCGTCCAGGTGGCGGAGGCGGCGGCGAAGCGGTACGGTCCCCTGCCCCTCGGCCTCGCCGGGGGGAGCATGGGGGCCTTTGTCCTCCACCTCCTCCTCTCCCGGGGTTTCCGGGCCCAGGCGGCCTTGGCCTTCCTCGGCTCGGGCTTCCCCATGAAGCCCCCCGTGGGGCAGAGGGTGGAGGACCCCCGGGTCCAGGCCCTCTACGAGGCTCCGCCTGCCACGAAGGGAGGGGCCTACGGGGGCGTGCCCCTCCTCCACCTCCACGGCACAAAGGACCTCATCGTGCCCCTGGAGCGGATGGAAAAGACGGTGGAAGCCCTAAGGCCCCACTACCCCGAAGGCCGGCTGGCCCGGTATGTGGAGGAGGGGACGGGGCACACCCTGACCCCCCTCATGGCCCGGGTAGGCCTGGCCTTCCTCGAGGCATGGCTCTGA
- the erpA gene encoding iron-sulfur cluster insertion protein ErpA, which yields MVEAQEAVIRITPLAAEKAKEILVRYGKEHAAIRVYVKSGGCSGFQYGMAVDERELPGDTFVEMHGVRLVVDPMSLPYLVGSEIHWVESLMGGGFTVNNPNAASTCGCGHSFRTKDQEGEARTCGG from the coding sequence ATGGTAGAGGCGCAGGAAGCGGTCATCCGCATCACCCCCTTGGCGGCGGAAAAAGCCAAGGAGATCCTGGTCCGCTACGGCAAGGAGCACGCCGCTATCCGGGTCTACGTCAAGTCGGGGGGGTGCTCCGGCTTCCAGTACGGCATGGCCGTGGACGAAAGGGAGCTTCCGGGGGACACCTTCGTGGAGATGCACGGGGTGCGCCTGGTGGTGGACCCCATGTCCCTGCCCTACCTGGTGGGCTCGGAGATCCACTGGGTGGAGAGCCTCATGGGGGGCGGCTTCACCGTGAATAACCCCAACGCCGCCAGCACCTGCGGCTGCGGCCACTCCTTCCGCACCAAGGACCAGGAGGGGGAGGCCCGCACCTGCGGTGGCTGA
- a CDS encoding GGDEF domain-containing protein, which translates to MQATLELLDPLNPLRRRIALWLLPLGSLLALVALWASHRTGLDPVDRTFLPLLALGLMVLAAFLWRTPRSARWVLPTAHALIALYLLFTLGYQLLLRPNPLGLSPAAYWVPFFYFSGYLFFPAQRAVRLALLYLLTLLLLALAGSLRGHLQPVHLNALAQFFGSNLAYVALLYLLVRLKEGYLEARLDAHSDFLTGLRNRRYLEQILERELFRLRRYGRPLSLIVLDLDGFKAINDAHGHDVGDRVLQALARCLEGHLRQSDRAVRLGGEEFAVILPETAQPQALRLAERLRRAVEALQVPPVEGLSASFGVVQASPTDSPLSLLKRADEAMYQAKRLGKNRVESA; encoded by the coding sequence TTGCAGGCCACCCTCGAGCTCCTGGACCCCCTGAACCCCCTGCGGCGGCGGATCGCCCTCTGGCTTCTGCCCCTGGGGAGCTTGTTGGCCTTGGTGGCCCTCTGGGCCTCCCACCGGACGGGCCTGGACCCCGTGGACCGCACCTTCCTTCCCCTCCTCGCCTTGGGCCTGATGGTCCTGGCCGCCTTCCTTTGGCGGACCCCTCGCTCGGCGCGCTGGGTCCTACCCACCGCCCATGCCCTCATCGCCCTCTACCTCCTCTTTACCCTGGGCTACCAGCTCCTCCTGAGGCCCAATCCCCTGGGCCTCTCCCCCGCCGCTTACTGGGTGCCCTTCTTCTACTTCTCCGGCTACCTCTTCTTCCCCGCGCAAAGGGCGGTGCGCCTCGCCCTCCTCTACCTCCTCACCCTCCTCCTTTTGGCCCTGGCCGGTTCCCTGCGCGGCCACCTCCAGCCGGTCCACCTGAACGCCCTAGCCCAGTTCTTCGGCTCCAACCTGGCCTACGTGGCGCTTTTGTACCTGCTGGTGCGGCTCAAGGAAGGCTACCTCGAGGCCCGCCTGGACGCCCACTCGGACTTTCTCACCGGCCTAAGAAACCGGCGCTATCTGGAGCAAATCTTAGAGAGGGAGCTCTTCCGCCTCCGGCGCTACGGCCGCCCCCTCTCCCTGATCGTCCTAGACCTGGACGGCTTCAAGGCCATCAACGACGCCCACGGCCACGATGTGGGGGACCGGGTCCTTCAGGCCCTCGCCCGGTGCCTCGAGGGCCACCTCCGCCAAAGCGACCGGGCGGTGCGCCTGGGCGGGGAGGAGTTCGCCGTGATCCTACCGGAGACCGCCCAACCCCAAGCCCTGCGCCTCGCCGAACGCCTGCGCCGGGCGGTGGAAGCCCTCCAGGTGCCCCCGGTGGAAGGCCTTTCCGCCAGCTTCGGTGTGGTCCAGGCAAGCCCCACCGACTCCCCCCTCTCCCTCCTCAAACGGGCGGACGAGGCCATGTACCAGGCCAAGCGCCTGGGCAAGAACCGGGTGGAGAGCGCTTAA
- a CDS encoding ribose-phosphate diphosphokinase gives MDRPLLIFSGQSNRPLAQAIAGALGLPLGKSTTLRFANDNLFVRFEESLREGDVFLVQSLTPPVQDHLMELLMMVDAAKGASAARVTAVIPYFSYARSDKKDAPRISIAARLIADLLQTAGADRVLTMTLHSPQVHGFFKVPVDHLSAEPVLANYFATRVDLENAVVVAPDAGDLKRASSLARRLRLPLAFIDKERVSDTEVRVRMLVGEVRGKTALIVDDEISTAGSLVEAVEALMQAGAKEVYAAATHGVYVGPALERIAQSPVKEVAATDTCPPKEGPKLKTLTVAPLFAEAIWRIHRGESVSSLFT, from the coding sequence ATGGACCGCCCCCTCCTGATCTTCTCCGGCCAGTCCAACCGGCCCCTGGCCCAGGCCATCGCCGGCGCCTTAGGCCTCCCCCTGGGGAAAAGCACCACCTTGCGCTTCGCCAACGACAACCTTTTCGTGCGGTTTGAGGAAAGCCTGAGGGAAGGGGACGTCTTCCTCGTCCAGTCCCTCACCCCCCCGGTGCAGGACCACCTCATGGAGCTCCTCATGATGGTGGACGCGGCCAAGGGGGCGAGCGCCGCCCGGGTCACCGCGGTCATCCCTTACTTCTCCTACGCCCGGAGCGACAAGAAGGACGCCCCCCGCATCTCCATCGCCGCCAGGCTCATCGCCGACCTCCTCCAGACGGCAGGGGCCGACCGGGTGCTCACCATGACCCTCCACTCCCCCCAGGTCCATGGCTTCTTCAAGGTGCCGGTGGACCACCTCTCCGCCGAGCCCGTCCTCGCCAACTACTTCGCCACCCGGGTGGACCTGGAAAACGCCGTGGTGGTGGCCCCGGACGCGGGAGACCTAAAGAGGGCAAGCTCCCTGGCGAGAAGGCTCCGCCTCCCCCTGGCCTTCATTGACAAGGAGCGGGTCTCGGACACGGAGGTGCGGGTGCGGATGCTGGTGGGGGAGGTGAGGGGAAAGACCGCCCTCATCGTGGACGACGAGATCTCCACCGCAGGAAGCCTGGTGGAGGCGGTGGAGGCCCTCATGCAGGCCGGGGCCAAAGAGGTCTACGCCGCCGCCACCCACGGGGTCTACGTGGGCCCGGCCCTGGAGCGCATCGCCCAAAGCCCCGTGAAGGAGGTGGCCGCCACCGACACCTGCCCCCCCAAGGAAGGCCCCAAGCTCAAGACCCTTACCGTGGCCCCCCTCTTCGCCGAGGCCATTTGGCGGATCCACCGGGGGGAGTCCGTTTCCAGCCTCTTCACATGA
- a CDS encoding DUF72 domain-containing protein gives MALRVGLQGYRGFPGGFKAYRHAFPTVELSWWHRLPDPRTLSRLRALAPEGFLFSAMGHKHLTFRPTGEERRVLRRFLRRFRLLGDRGGVVRLWVPEGVEREAFAPWLSLLEAVQEEVGPVPLFFQAPPALWPLLRERGLALVNEEGGPLLYLLDPPRLPEGEGFAYFSSSQALASALHS, from the coding sequence ATGGCTCTGAGGGTGGGGCTCCAGGGCTACCGGGGCTTCCCCGGGGGGTTCAAGGCCTACCGCCATGCCTTCCCCACGGTGGAGCTCTCCTGGTGGCACCGCCTGCCCGACCCCAGGACCCTAAGCCGCCTCCGGGCCCTGGCGCCGGAGGGGTTCCTGTTTAGCGCCATGGGCCACAAGCACCTCACCTTCCGGCCCACGGGGGAGGAAAGACGCGTCCTGAGGCGCTTCCTCCGGCGCTTCCGGCTCCTAGGGGACAGGGGAGGGGTCGTGCGGCTCTGGGTGCCGGAAGGAGTGGAGCGGGAGGCCTTCGCCCCCTGGCTTTCCCTCCTCGAGGCGGTGCAGGAGGAGGTGGGCCCGGTTCCCCTCTTCTTCCAGGCTCCCCCCGCCCTCTGGCCCCTCCTCCGGGAGCGGGGGCTTGCCCTGGTGAACGAGGAGGGTGGGCCTTTGCTCTACCTCCTGGACCCCCCGAGGCTTCCCGAAGGGGAAGGGTTTGCCTACTTCTCCTCTTCCCAAGCCCTGGCTTCCGCCCTACACTCATAG
- the speA gene encoding biosynthetic arginine decarboxylase codes for MKTAKRFSPKEAEEIYLVPYWSAGFFRVGERGELEVTPSGPKGPSASLLEIVEALRDEGRPLPLVLRFPQILEARVRELNEAFLRAMEKYGYQGGYRGVYPVKVNQRRLVLETVARAGRPYHYGLEAGSKAELALILAQDLSEEALITTNGFKDDDFVRLALMGRKLGRNVVITLEKFAELPRVIRLSKELGVRPKLGIRYKLKAKGAGQWEASGGENAKFGLTTPEIVQAVEILKAEGLLDTLVMVHAHIGSQVTDIRRIKAAVREAAQTYVQLRKLGAPLTYLNLGGGLAVDYDGSKTNFYASANYTLSEYAEDLVYVTKEVVEAQREPHPILVTESGRAVTAYHEVLVLEVIDVITPPGEGRPGAPGPEAHPLVRELWEGLENLTPKNFREVYHDAFADKETLQTLYDLGLVSLKDRALAEEIFYHIARKVYALVQQLPYAPDELEDLEKLLADKLVCNFSIFQSLPDTWAIHQLFPIVPLSRLREPPTRQATLVDISCDSDGKIDRFIDLHDVRPTLPVHPVRPGEPYYLGVFLVGAYQDVLGSNHNLFGQVGEAHVAVDEEGFAIERFVAGETAEKVIEKMGFTARELMLGVERLVRQSRLSPAEKGAFLERYARELQGYTYLED; via the coding sequence TTGAAAACGGCCAAGCGCTTTTCCCCCAAGGAAGCCGAGGAGATCTACCTGGTGCCCTACTGGAGCGCGGGGTTCTTCCGGGTGGGCGAAAGGGGGGAGCTGGAGGTGACCCCCTCGGGGCCCAAGGGGCCCTCCGCCTCCCTCCTGGAGATCGTGGAGGCCCTGCGGGACGAGGGGCGGCCCCTGCCCCTCGTCCTCCGCTTCCCCCAGATCCTCGAGGCCCGGGTGCGGGAGCTCAACGAGGCCTTCCTCCGCGCCATGGAGAAGTACGGGTACCAAGGGGGGTACCGGGGGGTCTACCCGGTAAAGGTGAACCAGCGCCGCCTGGTCCTGGAGACCGTGGCCCGGGCGGGAAGGCCTTACCACTACGGGCTCGAGGCGGGGAGCAAGGCGGAGCTAGCCCTGATCCTGGCCCAGGACCTCTCCGAGGAGGCCCTGATCACCACCAACGGCTTCAAGGACGACGATTTCGTGCGCCTCGCCCTCATGGGGCGGAAGCTTGGCCGCAACGTGGTCATCACCCTGGAGAAGTTCGCCGAGCTGCCCCGGGTGATCCGCCTCTCCAAGGAGCTCGGGGTGCGGCCGAAGCTGGGCATCCGCTACAAGCTCAAGGCCAAGGGGGCGGGGCAGTGGGAGGCCTCGGGAGGGGAGAACGCCAAGTTCGGCCTCACCACCCCGGAGATCGTGCAGGCGGTGGAGATCCTGAAAGCGGAGGGGCTTTTGGACACCCTGGTCATGGTCCACGCCCACATCGGCAGCCAGGTGACGGACATCCGCAGGATCAAGGCCGCGGTGCGGGAGGCGGCCCAGACCTACGTCCAGCTCCGGAAGCTCGGGGCGCCCCTCACCTACCTCAACCTGGGCGGGGGCCTGGCCGTGGACTACGACGGCTCCAAGACGAACTTCTACGCCTCGGCCAACTACACCCTCTCCGAGTACGCCGAGGACCTGGTCTACGTGACCAAGGAGGTGGTGGAGGCGCAGAGGGAGCCCCACCCCATCCTGGTCACGGAGTCGGGGCGGGCGGTCACCGCCTACCACGAGGTGCTGGTGCTAGAGGTCATTGACGTCATCACCCCTCCCGGGGAGGGGAGGCCCGGGGCCCCGGGGCCGGAGGCCCACCCCCTGGTGCGGGAGCTCTGGGAGGGGCTGGAAAACCTCACCCCCAAGAACTTCCGCGAGGTCTACCACGACGCCTTCGCCGACAAGGAGACCCTCCAGACCCTCTACGACCTGGGCCTCGTCTCCCTGAAGGACCGGGCCCTGGCGGAGGAGATCTTCTACCACATCGCCCGCAAGGTCTACGCCCTCGTGCAGCAACTCCCCTACGCCCCGGACGAGTTGGAGGACCTGGAGAAGCTCCTCGCTGACAAACTGGTGTGCAACTTCTCCATCTTCCAGAGCCTTCCCGACACCTGGGCCATCCACCAGCTCTTCCCCATCGTGCCCCTAAGCCGCTTGCGGGAACCCCCCACCCGCCAGGCCACCTTGGTGGACATCTCCTGCGACTCCGACGGCAAGATAGACCGCTTCATAGACCTGCACGACGTCCGCCCCACCCTGCCCGTCCACCCCGTGCGGCCAGGGGAGCCCTACTACCTGGGGGTCTTCCTGGTGGGGGCGTACCAAGACGTGCTGGGCAGCAACCACAACCTCTTCGGCCAGGTGGGGGAAGCCCACGTGGCGGTAGACGAGGAGGGCTTCGCCATTGAGCGCTTTGTGGCCGGCGAGACGGCGGAAAAGGTGATAGAGAAGATGGGCTTCACCGCCCGGGAGCTGATGCTCGGGGTGGAGCGCCTGGTGCGGCAAAGCCGCCTCTCCCCGGCGGAAAAGGGGGCCTTCCTGGAGCGCTACGCCCGGGAGCTCCAGGGCTACACCTACCTCGAGGACTGA